Proteins from a genomic interval of Synechococcus sp. A15-28:
- a CDS encoding DUF2079 domain-containing protein: MKPPRLLWGLAIALGLLGWGCSALRHGLLQSNAYDLGLFDQWVWLISQGLPPISSMEHVHVLADHGAWLLYGAGALYKLLPSVQWLLAGQALALSLTAIPIWLLAQQAGISSKGRWLACGLWWLQPVVFNVVLFDVHPETWVMPALALAFWAERADRPRLWLVLLLLLLGARDGLVLVIGGMGLDLAWRRRWRWSAAAAGLATGWLLLLSRWLYPWLRDGEGPKAAARMFSHLSGGPMQILQNLDWSGGLQYLLLLCLPCLWLWRRQSLPTLLIGLPLVLVNLLSASASYRTLVHHYSLPLAVVAVIAAIDGGLAAGRLRRGPALPLVWATACWLALAKPWFFTGPYLQRLPSLKTTQAAIAMVQPDDAVLSTSYLVPQLSQRQRIAFPKASFNRALSEQSWTVLLLNPKDPGWGSSSKVQRRLIDQAETNGWSCRDWPSGLTLCRSPDPEHTEQFHGLASDPSPPSG; this comes from the coding sequence ATGAAACCACCCCGTCTGCTCTGGGGCCTGGCCATCGCCCTCGGGCTGCTCGGCTGGGGCTGCAGCGCCCTTCGCCATGGGCTGCTGCAAAGCAATGCCTATGACCTTGGATTGTTCGATCAGTGGGTCTGGCTGATCAGTCAGGGGCTGCCACCCATCTCCTCGATGGAGCACGTTCATGTGCTGGCGGATCACGGCGCCTGGCTGCTCTATGGCGCGGGTGCGCTCTACAAACTGCTGCCGTCGGTGCAGTGGCTGCTGGCGGGGCAGGCCCTGGCCCTGAGCCTCACCGCCATCCCGATCTGGTTGCTGGCCCAGCAGGCCGGGATCTCCAGCAAAGGCCGATGGCTGGCCTGCGGGCTGTGGTGGCTGCAGCCCGTGGTCTTCAACGTTGTCCTGTTCGATGTCCACCCGGAGACCTGGGTGATGCCAGCCCTCGCCCTGGCGTTCTGGGCCGAACGGGCGGACCGCCCTCGCCTCTGGTTGGTTCTGCTGCTGCTGCTGCTCGGAGCCCGGGATGGGCTGGTGCTGGTGATCGGGGGGATGGGGCTCGACCTGGCATGGCGCCGGCGCTGGCGCTGGAGTGCCGCTGCTGCCGGCCTGGCGACGGGCTGGTTGCTGCTGCTCAGCCGCTGGCTCTATCCCTGGCTGCGGGATGGCGAAGGGCCCAAGGCCGCTGCTCGCATGTTCAGTCACCTCAGTGGCGGGCCGATGCAGATCCTGCAGAACCTCGACTGGAGCGGAGGTCTTCAGTACCTGCTGCTGCTCTGCCTGCCCTGCCTCTGGCTCTGGCGACGGCAATCGCTGCCGACGCTGCTGATCGGGCTGCCCCTGGTGCTGGTGAATCTGCTTTCAGCGTCTGCCAGCTACCGCACCCTGGTGCATCACTACAGCCTTCCTCTTGCGGTGGTGGCCGTCATCGCCGCCATCGACGGTGGACTGGCGGCGGGCCGACTCCGCCGCGGACCAGCCCTGCCCCTGGTGTGGGCCACAGCCTGCTGGCTGGCCCTGGCCAAACCCTGGTTCTTCACAGGGCCCTACCTGCAACGTCTGCCCAGCCTCAAAACCACCCAGGCAGCGATCGCCATGGTGCAACCGGATGACGCGGTGCTCAGCACGAGCTATCTGGTGCCGCAGCTCAGCCAGCGTCAGCGGATCGCGTTTCCCAAAGCCTCGTTCAACCGTGCACTGAGCGAGCAAAGCTGGACGGTGCTGTTGCTCAACCCCAAGGATCCTGGCTGGGGCTCCAGCAGCAAGGTGCAGCGGCGGCTGATCGATCAGGCTGAAACGAATGGTTGGAGCTGCCGGGACTGGCCCTCGGGCCTGACCCTCTGCAGGTCACCTGACCCTGAGCACACGGAACAATTCCATGGCCTCGCATCAGACCCCAGCCCCCCGTCCGGCTGA